The Desulfovibrio sp. DNA window CTTTGTCCTGGGTAAAAAAGTCAATGCCGCATTTTCCCTGAACTTTATTGGTTCCAAGCAGGGAGCCTTTAATGCCGCCAAAAGGGGCATAGGGATGCGGGGCACAAACGCCCACATTGATGCCAACCATCCCAACGTCAGCTTTTTTGCTGAATTTTTCTGCATAATGCAGGCTCTGCGTGAAGATGCAAGCTCCATTGCCATATTCAGATGAATGAATCAGCTCCAGAGCATCATCAATCCCGGCAATTTTTGTGACAGCCACTAATGGCCCGAAGACTTCATCTTTAAAGAGCGGGTTGCAGGGGGTGACGTCTTTAATGATCGTTGGTCCGATAAAATACCCCGCCTTGTTTTTTTCGGGCATAGCCGGATTGCGGCCGTCAAGGATGAGTTCGCATTTGCCGTGGTTTAAGGCAATGTCAATATATTTTTCAACATTTTCAACTGCTTCGCGAGAAATAAGCGGCCCCATGTAAACCTTTTCATCAAAGGCGTCACCAAAAACAACCTTTTTGGAGGCCTCAACCATGCGTTCGATTACGGTGTCATACAACTCCGGGACAATACCCACAATCGAGCCAGCCAGGCATCTTTGACCTGCGGAACCGTAGCAGGAGTTTATGAAATTTTTTATGAAAACATCTATGTTTGCATCTTCCATCACAACGAGCATGTTTTTGGCGCCGCCCAGCAACATGGAGCGCTTTGCGCCAGCCGCGCAGCCAGCGGCCATTTTTTTTGCGGTTCCCGTGGAACCGACAAGGCATACCCCCGCGATCCGTGGGTCTTCATACCATGTGGCAGGAATGGAGCGGTTGCCGTGAATGACATTGACCACCCCGGCAGGCAGATCGATTTCGGTAAAGAGATCACACACCAGTTGCATGAACAAAGGAGACTTTGTTGACGGCTTGAAGATAAATGTGTTTCCGGCAGCTATGGCAAAAGGAATGAACCAGCCAAAAACAAGGGCAGGAAAGTTGAACGGGGCTACCCCTGCAAAAACTCCAAGGGACTGCTTTACAACTTTTACGGAAATGGCCGCACTGACCTGGTCCAGAGTGTCCCCCTGAATCAGTGCCGGTGTGGTGCAAGCCATGTCCAGCAGTTCAACCACGCGCTGGACCTCCCCTCTTGCCTCTGAAATATGCTTTGCCTGATCATAGGCAATGCTTTGAGCAAGTTTTTCTGTGTCGCGTATCATTGCTGCACGAAGTTTGTGTATGTATGAAACGCGCTTGGCAATAGGAACATCGCGCCAGACCGTATAGGCCTTATACGCGGTTTCGATGGCCATCTCCGCTGTAGCCGCGCCAGACATGGGTACTTCGCCGATTTGTTCCCCTGTGGAAGGGTTATGCAAGGGTGCGGTTTCACAGTCCGTTTCCATGCGCCATTGCCCGTCAATGTAATTTTTTATGTGAACATAAGGAAACTGAGACATTTTCCACTCCTGTTTAAAAAAGCATTTAATTATACTGTGCAGTGCCGAATCTTAAAGCATTTTCGCTTTGAGAATATCCATTCTCATTGCTTCCAAGGCGCTCGCTTCAGCGCGTAACCGCGCAAATATATAGCGGTGCTGTCTTCGCGGCAGCCGTTGCCGAAGGGCTTACGGATGGCGACAGCGATTGCAACGAATAAACACAGCCGTTACGCACGCTGTCTTCAACGGCTGGGGACAGCATCGCTAGTAAAATTGCTCTAAAAATGCTCGGTAATAAGCTTTTCAAGATCCCTGGCCGTAGCCTGGCGTGGATTTCCATCCATAAGCCTGCGAGCAGCCGCTGCTCTTTCTGCAATTCCTGCAATATCCTCCCGTTTGACCCCATG harbors:
- a CDS encoding aldehyde dehydrogenase family protein, which encodes MSQFPYVHIKNYIDGQWRMETDCETAPLHNPSTGEQIGEVPMSGAATAEMAIETAYKAYTVWRDVPIAKRVSYIHKLRAAMIRDTEKLAQSIAYDQAKHISEARGEVQRVVELLDMACTTPALIQGDTLDQVSAAISVKVVKQSLGVFAGVAPFNFPALVFGWFIPFAIAAGNTFIFKPSTKSPLFMQLVCDLFTEIDLPAGVVNVIHGNRSIPATWYEDPRIAGVCLVGSTGTAKKMAAGCAAGAKRSMLLGGAKNMLVVMEDANIDVFIKNFINSCYGSAGQRCLAGSIVGIVPELYDTVIERMVEASKKVVFGDAFDEKVYMGPLISREAVENVEKYIDIALNHGKCELILDGRNPAMPEKNKAGYFIGPTIIKDVTPCNPLFKDEVFGPLVAVTKIAGIDDALELIHSSEYGNGACIFTQSLHYAEKFSKKADVGMVGINVGVCAPHPYAPFGGIKGSLLGTNKVQGKCGIDFFTQDKVTTVYSQGAEEQTAPAAASNVRSCVAS